The following are encoded in a window of Nitrospirota bacterium genomic DNA:
- a CDS encoding NTP transferase domain-containing protein, with product MKAVILAGGLGTRLSEETSVRPKPMVEIGGKPIIWHIM from the coding sequence ATGAAAGCAGTTATTCTCGCAGGCGGACTTGGAACAAGATTATCGGAAGAAACAAGTGTGAGGCCAAAACCGATGGTAGAGATTGGAGGAAAGCCGATAATCTGGCATATCATG